CCGCTGCAGGCGCCGTGCACGCCCAGGAACAAGTGGTCAACCTCTACTCGGCCCGCCACTACTCCACCGACGAAGCGCTGTACACCGGCTTTACCAAGGCCACGGGCATCAAGATCAACCGCGTGGACGCGGACGATGCCGGCATCCTGGCCCGGCTGAAGGCCGAGGGCGCTGCTTCTCCCGCTGACGTGATCCTGCTGGTGGACGCTGCCCGCCTGTACAAGGGCGAGGTGGACGGCCTGTTCCAGCCCATCCAGTCCAAGGTGCTGAACGATGCCATCCCCGCCAATCTGCGCAGCCAGCCTGCAGCGGACGGCGGTATCTCGTGGTTTGGCCTGTCCACCCGTGCGCGCGTGATCGTCTACAACAAGGTCAAGATGCAAAAGGCCGATGTGGACACCTACGAAGAGCTGGGTGACCCCAAGAACAAGGGCAAGCTGTGCATCCGCTCCGGCTCGCACCCCTACAACCTGAGCCTGTTCGGCGCGGTGACGGAACACATGGGCGAACAAAAGGCCGAAGCCTGGCTCAAGGGCATGGTGGCCAACCTGGCCCGCCCGCCCAAGGGCGGCGACACTGACCAGATCAAGGCCGTGGCCGCCGGCGAGTGCGATATCGCCGTGACCAACACCTACTATCTGGCGCGCATGATGCGGTCCAACAAGCCCGAAGACGTAGCCGTGGTCAACAAGGTGGGCGTGGTGTTCCCCAACCAGGAATCCTGGGGCACGCACCTGAACATCGCTGGCGGCGCAGTGGCCAAGCACTCCAAGAATCAGGCCAACGCCATCAAGTTCCTCGAATACCTGGCCAGCCCCGAGGCACAGAACTACTTTGCGAATGGCAACAACGAGTGGCCCGCAGCCAAAGGCGTGACGCTGGACAACCCGGCACTCAAGGCCATGACCGGTGGCAAGCCTTTCAAGAGCGAGACCATCCCGATCAGCGCGGTGGGTGCAAACACCACCAAGGTGCAGCAGATGCTGGACCGCGTGGGCTTCCAGTAACCTGCCCTGCCCTCACCCACCACAAGCCCGGCCTGGTCCGGGCTTTTTTTCGCGTTCAGCACGGCAGGGAGATGCGCCATAATTGACGTTTACGTTAACGTCACTTACTGGAGACAACCATGGACATCCAAGGCAAGGTATTCATCGTCACCGGCGGCGCATCGGGCCTGGGCGAAGGCACAGCACGCATGCTGGCCGCCCAGGGCGGCACCGTGGTCATTGCCGACATGCAGGCCGAAAAAGGCGAGGCTGTGGCCAAGGAAATCGGCGGCGCCTTCGTGAAGTGCGATGTGAGCAACGAGGCCGATGGCCAGGCCGTGGTGGCCAAGGCCGTGTCGCTGGGCAAGCTGGTGGGCCTGGTGAACTGCGCCGGCATCGCCCCCGCCGAGAAGACCGTGGGCAAGAACGGCGCGCATGCGCTGGCCCTGTTCAGCAAGACCATCACGGTCAACCTGATCGGCAGCTTCAACATGATCCGCCTGGCCGCCGAGGCCATGAGCAAGAACGAGCCCGAGTCCACCGGCGAGCGTGGCGTGCTGATCTCCACGGCCAGCGTGGCTGCCTATGACGGCCAGATCGGCCAGGCCGCCTATGCAGCCTCCAAGGGCGGCGTGGTGGGCATGACCCTGCCAATTGCCCGTGACCTGGCACGCAACGGCATCCGCAACATGACCATTGCGCCCGGCATCTTCGGCACCCCCATGCTGTTTGGCATGCCGCAAGAAGTGCAGGACGCGCTGGCCGCTGGCGTGCCCTTCCCCAGCCGGCTGGGCACCCCGCAGGACTACGCCAAGCTGGTGCGCCACATCCTCGAAAACGACATGCTCAATGGCGAGGTGATCCGTCTGGACGGTGCCATTCGCCTGGCTCCACGCTGAGCTGGGGCAGAAGTCAAAGAGGCCTACCTGAACGCTACTCTTTCGATAGCATCTCAGGCATATTCCTCTAGCGCATGGTGCCGGTTCGGCACCAAAACAGTCCACCAGGAGCCTGCACAGGCCACGGGACTGCCGCGAGTCAAACCCTTAGCTAACGCCCCCACCGCCGCGCCCAAAACGCGGCTGTTTTGTTTGGGCGGCGGCTTGCCTCTGCCTCCCGCCGTCTCAACCCAATACCGCGTGGCCCTGGGTGAGAAGCCCCTGCAAGTCGGCGGCAGGCACGGGGCGGCTGAAGTGGTAGCCCTGCCCCGTGTCGCAGCCCAGTCCCAAAAGCACATCGCGCTGCGCCACCGTTTCCACACCTTCGGCAATGGTCTCCAGGTCCAGGCTTTGCGCAAGGCCAATGATGGCGCGCACGATGTGGGGCGCACTGGGGTCTTCGCCCAGATGGCGCACAAACGACTGGTCGATCTTGAGCTTGTGCACCTTGAGGCGCTGGATGTAGCTGAACGACGAGTACCCGGTGCCAAAGTCGTCGATGGACAGCTGCACGCCCAGGTCGTACAACTGCCGCACGATGGCAATCACCTGCTCCGGTGCATCCATGGCGATGCTTTCGGTCAGCTCCAGCTCCAGCATCTGCGGTGGCACGTTGCTGTCGGCCAGCGCCCGCCCCACCATGTCCACCAGACCCGGGTGGCGGAACTGCACCATCGACAGGTTCACCGCCACCACCAGCTCGGTATGGCCTGCATCACGCCACTGCCGGGCCTGGGCCAGCGCGGTGCGCAGCACCCATTCGCCGATGCCCAGAATCTGGCCGCTGCTCTCTGCCACCGGGATGAATTCGGCCGGGCTGACGGCACCCAGCTCGGGGTGCGTCCAGCGCAGCAAGGCCTCCACCCCCACCAGTCGCCGATCCTTCAGCCGGATTTGTGGCTGGTAGTGCAGTGTCAGCTGGCCCAGCACCAAAGCACTGCGCAGGGCATTCTCGATCTGCAGCACCCTGAGCGACCGGGCCTGCATGTCCGCCGAAAAGAACCGGTAGGTGTCACGCCCGGACTCCTTGGCACGGAACATGGCCGCGTCGGCGCGCTGCGCCAGGGTCTCGAAGTCCCCCCCATCCTCGGGGTACATCGCAATACCGATGGAAGAAGTCACCACCAGCTCGTGGTGCTCCAGCTTGCAG
Above is a window of Acidovorax sp. KKS102 DNA encoding:
- a CDS encoding Fe(3+) ABC transporter substrate-binding protein; translation: MSKTVKALLSACALAAAAGAVHAQEQVVNLYSARHYSTDEALYTGFTKATGIKINRVDADDAGILARLKAEGAASPADVILLVDAARLYKGEVDGLFQPIQSKVLNDAIPANLRSQPAADGGISWFGLSTRARVIVYNKVKMQKADVDTYEELGDPKNKGKLCIRSGSHPYNLSLFGAVTEHMGEQKAEAWLKGMVANLARPPKGGDTDQIKAVAAGECDIAVTNTYYLARMMRSNKPEDVAVVNKVGVVFPNQESWGTHLNIAGGAVAKHSKNQANAIKFLEYLASPEAQNYFANGNNEWPAAKGVTLDNPALKAMTGGKPFKSETIPISAVGANTTKVQQMLDRVGFQ
- a CDS encoding 3-hydroxyacyl-CoA dehydrogenase, which translates into the protein MDIQGKVFIVTGGASGLGEGTARMLAAQGGTVVIADMQAEKGEAVAKEIGGAFVKCDVSNEADGQAVVAKAVSLGKLVGLVNCAGIAPAEKTVGKNGAHALALFSKTITVNLIGSFNMIRLAAEAMSKNEPESTGERGVLISTASVAAYDGQIGQAAYAASKGGVVGMTLPIARDLARNGIRNMTIAPGIFGTPMLFGMPQEVQDALAAGVPFPSRLGTPQDYAKLVRHILENDMLNGEVIRLDGAIRLAPR